The following are encoded together in the Adhaeribacter arboris genome:
- a CDS encoding ComEC/Rec2 family competence protein: MKKAVSRFLGLALIALPLQICSSPKPMALAATNLAGGLDPGKNKKQEQNLTFYWIDVEGGAATLIVTPAGESVLIDSGNPGNRDADRIYHVAKEVAGLNQIDHLITTHWHIDHYGGAAALAKKLPLIEAHDKGIPDRLREDKEFASRIQPYRDMIVKKRSPLQPNQFLNLKNLPAGFSKLSLRLLGFNKNFTPISKSKSLNVNCEVTDKPTDTSDNANSTVLVLDYGPFRFFDGGDLTWNVEKTLVCPENLVGTVDVYQVNHHGLDQSNNPALVKTLAPVVAIMNNGPRKGCGPETVATLKSIPSLQASFQLHKNVRADSLYNTSPDFIANLKENCQANFIKMTVEPNGKKYTVSIPAKNYTKTFTTKSAH; encoded by the coding sequence ATGAAGAAAGCTGTTTCCCGATTTTTAGGCTTGGCTTTAATTGCTTTGCCGCTCCAAATTTGTTCTTCGCCTAAACCAATGGCGCTTGCGGCTACTAATCTGGCGGGCGGTTTAGACCCTGGTAAGAATAAAAAACAAGAACAAAATTTAACTTTTTATTGGATAGACGTAGAAGGAGGCGCTGCTACTTTAATTGTAACCCCCGCCGGCGAGTCGGTGCTGATAGATTCGGGCAACCCCGGGAACCGCGATGCCGATAGAATTTACCACGTTGCAAAAGAAGTAGCCGGATTAAATCAAATTGACCATTTAATAACTACCCACTGGCACATCGATCATTACGGTGGGGCAGCGGCATTAGCAAAAAAACTACCTCTTATAGAAGCGCACGATAAAGGCATTCCGGATAGGTTGCGGGAAGATAAAGAGTTTGCCAGCCGCATTCAGCCGTACCGCGACATGATAGTGAAAAAACGATCGCCATTGCAGCCAAACCAATTCCTAAATCTGAAAAATTTGCCCGCGGGCTTTTCTAAATTGAGCCTCCGTTTATTAGGTTTTAACAAAAATTTTACTCCCATAAGTAAGTCTAAATCCTTAAACGTTAATTGCGAAGTAACGGATAAGCCAACTGATACCTCCGACAATGCCAATAGTACCGTGCTAGTACTGGATTATGGTCCGTTCCGCTTTTTTGACGGGGGCGATCTAACCTGGAACGTGGAGAAAACTTTGGTATGTCCGGAAAATTTAGTGGGCACCGTGGATGTTTACCAGGTAAATCACCATGGCTTGGATCAGAGTAATAACCCCGCGCTCGTGAAAACTTTAGCCCCAGTAGTAGCCATTATGAACAACGGTCCGCGCAAAGGTTGTGGACCCGAAACCGTGGCTACTTTAAAAAGTATTCCCTCCTTGCAAGCAAGCTTTCAGCTTCACAAAAATGTGCGCGCCGATTCGCTCTATAATACCAGCCCTGATTTTATTGCCAACCTAAAAGAAAACTGCCAGGCCAATTTTATAAAAATGACGGTAGAACCAAACGGAAAGAAATATACGGTAAGCATTCCGGCGAAAAACTACACCAAAACTTTTACAACTAAATCGGCCCATTAA
- a CDS encoding DUF4202 domain-containing protein yields the protein MRTDQQRFNAAIARFDALNSEDPNTEVYKDKIYPKELLYAQRMTDWLFQVEPNPSEALQLAARCQHLRRWTIPRRDYAMDLAGYNKWRNTLRKYHADLASQVLQEVGYDPEIIERVQFLVLKRQLKIDPEVQLLEDIVCLVFLENYFLDFARQHEEEKVVDIVQKTWRKMTPRGQQIALTLPMSGEAQRLVGKALAGS from the coding sequence ATGCGCACGGACCAACAGCGGTTTAACGCGGCCATTGCCCGTTTTGATGCCTTAAACAGCGAAGATCCAAATACGGAAGTTTACAAGGATAAAATTTACCCCAAAGAATTATTGTATGCTCAGCGCATGACGGACTGGTTGTTTCAAGTAGAGCCTAATCCTTCAGAGGCCTTGCAGCTAGCCGCACGGTGCCAGCACCTACGCCGCTGGACTATTCCGCGCCGCGACTATGCTATGGATTTAGCGGGTTATAATAAATGGCGTAATACCTTGCGGAAGTACCACGCCGATTTGGCCAGTCAGGTATTGCAGGAAGTGGGTTACGACCCGGAAATTATCGAAAGGGTTCAGTTTCTGGTTTTAAAGCGGCAGTTAAAGATTGACCCCGAAGTTCAATTGCTGGAAGATATTGTTTGTTTGGTATTTCTGGAAAATTATTTCCTCGACTTTGCCCGTCAGCACGAAGAAGAAAAAGTAGTGGATATTGTGCAAAAAACCTGGCGTAAGATGACTCCGCGCGGTCAGCAAATAGCTCTTACTTTACCTATGTCCGGAGAAGCTCAACGATTAGTAGGAAAAGCATTAGCAGGTTCTTAA
- the ruvC gene encoding crossover junction endodeoxyribonuclease RuvC, translated as MLRNTPTLLTSKLILGVDPGTNVMGYSIIEVNGSKVKVLEYDALSFKNAPNHAVKLKRIFDNTILLIQKYLPDEMAIEAQFYSNNVQSMLKLGRAQGVAIAAALSRDIPYVEYAPKRIKQSITGNGNASKEQVALMLGQILKLPTDSPKLFDATDALAVAMCHHYQKGINTQAGTKSWKSFITDNPGRVK; from the coding sequence ATGTTACGAAATACCCCTACCCTTCTTACCAGTAAATTAATCCTCGGCGTTGACCCGGGCACCAATGTAATGGGTTACAGCATTATTGAGGTAAATGGTTCTAAAGTGAAAGTACTGGAGTACGATGCTCTTTCGTTTAAAAATGCCCCCAATCATGCCGTTAAATTAAAGCGTATTTTTGATAACACTATCTTACTAATCCAAAAATACCTGCCCGATGAAATGGCTATTGAAGCTCAGTTTTATTCGAATAACGTGCAAAGCATGTTGAAACTGGGCCGGGCCCAGGGGGTAGCCATTGCCGCCGCTTTATCCCGCGACATTCCGTACGTGGAATATGCCCCCAAACGGATAAAACAATCTATCACCGGGAACGGGAATGCTTCAAAAGAACAAGTAGCGCTCATGTTAGGCCAAATTTTAAAATTGCCCACCGACTCTCCTAAATTGTTTGATGCTACCGATGCTTTGGCCGTAGCTATGTGCCATCATTATCAGAAAGGCATTAACACCCAGGCCGGTACCAAATCCTGGAAAAGCTTTATTACCGACAATCCCGGGCGAGTAAAGTAG
- a CDS encoding T9SS type A sorting domain-containing protein, with amino-acid sequence MKINSTGTKQWDKRYGGSSYDELSKISQLPTGEYFVAGYSSSPASGDKTQGSQGGRDYWVIKINAAGTKLWDRRFGGNLNDNLENFTLTPDGGYLLGGASASGLSGDRSQLSRGGEDYWVVRLDEAGNKIWDRRFGGSDKDHLFSMGRLSNGSFYLGGYSHSGLSGDKSQASQGGKDYWLVVINGEGEKLWDRRFGGSLDDELRSVIRTRDGGYLLGGKSDSPRSGHKSQNSRGSTDYWIVKISSNGNKQWDQRYGGVGIEELRNLVATPEGGYLLGGRTESGISGDKSQPSQGKQDYWLVQVALSGQEAPAVEETTAVTANRESTVARINVRESTETRLQVRPNPFTEHLQVSLALTESGPVSLQVYNSQGQRVTTLFQGQAEAGKNYQFQWQPSVQQAAGLYLLRLHTPAKTQTTKIIFTK; translated from the coding sequence GTGAAAATCAACAGCACCGGAACCAAGCAATGGGACAAACGCTATGGGGGCAGCAGCTACGATGAGCTAAGTAAAATCAGTCAACTACCCACGGGCGAGTACTTCGTAGCGGGCTACAGCTCTTCCCCGGCCAGCGGCGATAAAACGCAAGGCTCCCAAGGTGGGCGGGACTACTGGGTAATCAAAATTAATGCGGCCGGTACTAAGCTCTGGGACCGGCGCTTTGGCGGCAATCTCAACGACAACCTGGAAAACTTTACCCTGACCCCCGACGGAGGCTACCTCTTGGGAGGAGCTTCGGCATCGGGTTTAAGCGGCGATCGCAGTCAGTTAAGCCGGGGCGGAGAAGACTACTGGGTGGTGCGCCTGGACGAAGCGGGAAACAAAATCTGGGACCGCCGTTTTGGCGGTAGCGATAAAGACCATCTGTTTTCGATGGGACGATTGTCGAACGGCTCCTTTTATTTAGGCGGGTATAGTCATTCGGGCCTAAGCGGCGATAAGAGCCAAGCGAGCCAGGGCGGAAAAGATTACTGGCTAGTCGTCATCAACGGTGAGGGAGAAAAACTCTGGGACCGGCGCTTTGGTGGCAGCCTCGACGATGAGTTGCGTTCGGTGATCCGGACCAGGGATGGAGGGTATTTGCTGGGCGGTAAATCTGATTCACCCCGCAGCGGGCATAAAAGTCAGAACAGCAGAGGCAGTACGGATTACTGGATTGTTAAAATCAGTAGCAATGGCAATAAGCAATGGGACCAGCGGTACGGTGGAGTAGGCATCGAAGAGCTGCGCAACCTGGTAGCCACGCCGGAAGGCGGGTATTTACTCGGAGGACGCACTGAATCGGGCATCAGCGGGGATAAAAGCCAGCCGAGTCAGGGAAAGCAGGATTACTGGTTGGTGCAAGTAGCCCTTTCTGGCCAGGAAGCTCCGGCAGTCGAAGAAACCACTGCCGTTACGGCCAACCGGGAGAGTACAGTTGCTCGCATAAATGTGAGGGAAAGCACAGAAACCCGCTTACAAGTACGACCGAATCCGTTCACGGAGCACCTGCAGGTGAGCCTGGCTCTAACCGAATCCGGGCCAGTCAGCCTGCAAGTGTACAATAGCCAGGGGCAGAGAGTAACAACTTTGTTTCAGGGGCAAGCGGAAGCGGGGAAAAACTACCAATTCCAATGGCAGCCTTCAGTCCAGCAAGCGGCTGGCTTGTACTTGCTGCGCCTACATACTCCTGCCAAAACCCAAACCACCAAAATTATTTTTACAAAATAA
- a CDS encoding GEVED domain-containing protein — translation MKVTFHRIQMLFSFLATLSYWRRGLAITLLLTIYLARGAYAQSKEWDQTYGGVITNTSTQTYGSSYLQSVITTNNGYLLGGRSNSSMGNDKTQGRRGSYDFWLVSTNTRGNKLWDKRYGGSGEENLQVVVNTSDGGYVLGGTSSSGFSGDVTQAGRGGQDFWIIKINADGTKLWDQRYGGSGNDVLKALVATPGGGFILGGYSNSGLNGDKTQASRGGNDYWILKIDEDGNKIWDKRFGGSGNDVFKSLVITPDGHYLLAGSSSSGVGGDKSEPVWGGAQADYWVVKINSTGNKIWDKRFGGKSSDDLEALVATADGSYLLGGLSYSFPEGDKTDTQGWFEVGIGEYWLVKIDSNGNKILDKVLNGTSHVVTSLIPTSDGGFLAGGGNPTDETNDVDDYWVAKVNSSGNTIWEKYISGAGRDYLTSILATKSGEVLLGGWSDSGMGNDKSGAKKGLVDYWLVKLQEVNCIPVITYGCDDLNIIQSFNFNTLSNNASGCDAQGNGYSSYAPTGKYTTTVTRDQAYPITVQASLTGDFEQGFGAWIDYNSDNDFDDPGEFVFSSPIVSDDYTGRVVIPASATAGQHRLRVRSHFATEVTSDQSCTEFDYGETEDYIITITNPSIYAAWDKRYGGSGRDSYTDLIRTTDGGYLIGGTPIPKIPATRASPAAAALIIGSSKSMRKATNNGTNAMAEPVTTTSIA, via the coding sequence ATGAAAGTAACTTTTCACCGTATCCAAATGCTTTTCTCTTTTTTAGCTACTTTAAGTTACTGGCGTCGCGGGCTCGCTATTACGCTTCTGCTTACCATTTATTTAGCGAGGGGAGCATACGCGCAAAGTAAAGAATGGGACCAGACGTATGGAGGAGTAATTACAAACACCAGTACGCAAACGTACGGCTCCTCTTACCTGCAAAGCGTGATTACTACCAATAATGGCTATTTACTGGGTGGACGATCAAACTCTAGCATGGGGAATGATAAAACCCAGGGACGCCGGGGAAGTTATGATTTTTGGCTAGTAAGTACGAATACCAGAGGTAATAAACTTTGGGATAAACGCTACGGTGGTTCCGGTGAAGAAAACTTGCAGGTAGTAGTTAATACCTCCGACGGCGGTTATGTACTAGGTGGTACATCATCCTCGGGTTTTAGTGGTGATGTAACGCAGGCGGGCCGAGGAGGCCAGGATTTCTGGATAATAAAAATTAATGCCGACGGCACCAAATTGTGGGATCAACGGTATGGCGGTAGCGGCAACGATGTGCTGAAAGCGCTGGTGGCAACTCCCGGAGGTGGATTTATTCTGGGCGGCTATTCTAATTCGGGATTAAACGGCGATAAAACTCAGGCGAGCCGGGGAGGTAATGATTATTGGATTTTAAAAATTGATGAAGATGGCAATAAAATCTGGGATAAACGCTTTGGCGGCTCGGGGAACGATGTATTTAAATCCTTGGTAATTACTCCGGATGGCCATTATTTATTAGCCGGATCATCGAGCTCCGGCGTAGGAGGTGATAAAAGTGAACCAGTTTGGGGAGGGGCTCAGGCAGATTATTGGGTCGTAAAAATTAACAGTACCGGAAATAAAATCTGGGATAAACGGTTTGGGGGTAAATCTTCGGACGACCTCGAAGCTTTAGTCGCTACCGCTGATGGCAGTTATTTATTAGGCGGCCTCTCTTATTCTTTTCCGGAAGGCGATAAAACCGATACCCAAGGTTGGTTTGAAGTGGGTATTGGCGAATATTGGTTAGTTAAAATAGATAGTAATGGTAATAAAATTTTAGATAAAGTTCTGAACGGTACCAGTCACGTCGTTACTTCTTTAATTCCTACTTCCGATGGTGGATTTTTAGCGGGCGGCGGTAATCCTACCGATGAAACCAATGACGTAGATGATTATTGGGTAGCAAAAGTAAACAGTTCTGGTAATACCATTTGGGAAAAGTATATTTCGGGTGCGGGTAGAGATTATTTAACTAGTATTCTGGCTACTAAATCCGGCGAAGTTTTATTGGGCGGGTGGTCTGATTCCGGAATGGGGAATGATAAAAGTGGGGCGAAAAAAGGCCTGGTTGATTATTGGCTGGTAAAACTCCAAGAAGTAAATTGCATTCCGGTAATTACGTATGGCTGCGATGATTTAAATATTATTCAGAGTTTTAATTTTAATACTTTATCTAATAATGCTTCGGGGTGCGATGCCCAAGGCAATGGCTATAGTAGTTATGCTCCCACCGGAAAATATACGACTACTGTAACCCGCGACCAGGCCTATCCTATTACCGTACAGGCTTCCCTCACCGGTGATTTTGAGCAAGGCTTTGGGGCGTGGATTGATTATAATAGCGATAATGATTTTGATGATCCCGGAGAATTTGTGTTTAGTTCGCCGATTGTCTCCGATGATTATACCGGTAGAGTTGTTATTCCGGCCAGCGCTACGGCTGGCCAGCACCGGTTGCGGGTTCGCTCGCATTTTGCTACCGAAGTTACCAGCGATCAATCCTGTACTGAATTTGACTACGGGGAAACGGAAGATTATATCATTACCATTACGAATCCCTCCATCTATGCCGCCTGGGACAAGCGCTATGGAGGTTCGGGTCGGGATAGTTATACCGACCTTATCCGAACCACCGATGGCGGGTACCTCATTGGGGGTACACCGATTCCGAAGATACCGGCGACAAGAGCCAGCCCAGCCGCGGCAGCATTGATTATTGGATCGTCAAAATCGATGCGCAAGGCAACAAACAATGGGACAAACGCTATGGCGGAACCGGTAACGACTACCTCAATCGCTTAA